Part of the Candidatus Obscuribacterales bacterium genome, TGAGATGGGTAATGTTGTATCGCACAGAGATGGCTCAGGTAGGGCTTCAGGGCAAACAGCAGCGCTAGAGCGGTGGGTGATGCAGTCCTTGCAGGGGCCGTTGGCGTTCAAGCTCGGTCAACCCTTTACTTTGGATCAAAACACCAAAGTTGCCCAGCCCCATGGGGTTCATCAAGGCGTGCAGGGCTTCGCGACGCTGGAACAAGGTTTGCACATCAGGCACGGTGGCTGGATTGGAGAGCAGGGACAGGCGATCGCCCAACCCCAAGGCCATCAAAAATAAACCTTGCTGTGTAAATCCCAGATTCGAAAGACCCACCATTTCACCATGGCGCTCTAGATCCGTAAAGTTAACATGGGCGGTGAGATCCTGCTGTCCAATATAGCGATAGGGATCGGAATGGTGGGCGTGGTGGTAATAGCATTGCAAGGTACCGCCGGTGCGGGTCGGAGCATAGTATCGCTGGGCGGTGTAGCCATAGTCAATCGTCAGCAGATAGCCACGCTGTAGGCGTTGGGCTACGGTATGCAGCCAGTCTTGAGCGGCCAGGTTCACCTCCGTGCGATATCCATCGGGGTAGGGCGGGTGGGTGATATCAATCCCCAGGGTCTCGAAATAGGTGCGGAGGCGATCGCTGGATAGGTCATCAAGCTGTTCTACAAAATGGGGCGCGTCATCAGTCGATGCCCCCAAGGTAACGTAGACCTCCCGTAACTGCTGCTGCTGGGTTTCCACCAGATGT contains:
- a CDS encoding class I SAM-dependent methyltransferase, translated to MSASPQPYLSSNPHLVQLLADYIQASPQQRITFADYMDWVLYHPQHGYYSRYAEKIGAQGDFVTSPHMGCDFGELLAVQVVQLWHHLDRPQPFHLLEMGAGQGLLAHDVLRYLADHHPDCFQVLEYGIVEKSPALIAEQRQRLGAIASSGTVRWYTWDEIPPQSLVGCCFSNELVDAFPVHLVETQQQQLREVYVTLGASTDDAPHFVEQLDDLSSDRLRTYFETLGIDITHPPYPDGYRTEVNLAAQDWLHTVAQRLQRGYLLTIDYGYTAQRYYAPTRTGGTLQCYYHHAHHSDPYRYIGQQDLTAHVNFTDLERHGEMVGLSNLGFTQQGLFLMALGLGDRLSLLSNPATVPDVQTLFQRREALHALMNPMGLGNFGVLIQSKGLTELERQRPLQGLHHPPL